tatatatatatatatatatatatatatagacgtgtgatcaaatactaactaagttatagtaataaataataactaaCATCAATTTAGTGtgttaaaatatcaacacaaatacataaatttatcattgtCATTATGTTGATAAACTTATATCTTTGTaggtttatatttaaatttacatgttgtatatatatataggagcaTTAAGGTCCTattgcaccctaagtgtctatttccttctttaatatcaaccattagattgatGGAATGGATGGACTAGATTAAAAGGGAAATTTGAGCCCGTATTGCATTATTAGGTTAATTCTTGCATTATATGGGTATAATTGTAAaacaacaatgaaaaaaatggaaagtcGAGAAATAGCGGGATTTTCCGTTCATCGATCTCTCCTCACCCCAACCGCCTTCCCTCAAACTCAGGGGATTAATTTCGTCTCCCTAATCCCCCATTCTAAAACCCTAGCCGCTTACCCCAAGCAACCGAAAATCAACCCAACCGATTCGCCGTTAATCAACGTTCCCGCCGTTTCGCAGTTGAAGACCCATCCCTTCCGCGACCAATTTCATCGACAAAAAAGGTAggtgtttcctttttttggttAATGGACACTTTGAATCGCCGATTTTCACAAACCTTGGGTTGATTTTTCACGATTTTCACAAATCGTCTGTTTATTTTTCCGAAATCATGAAATCGCTGCTTTTTTGTCGGGTTTGTCCATTGTTgaagtttgtagttaattaCGCTTTATAACTGTGTAATGGTGGATTTTGTAGACTACATCTGTTGTTTTAATGATTGTTGATTTGTCCCACAAAACAACCAGGCGAAAAGAGGAAATCTAATACCCAAAACACCCAAAATGCAGTGAGCAAACTCATGTCTTCTCCCTTTGTAGTCTTCAAGAAGTTATACCTTATTAACCAGttgtttatatgaattttgtgtGTTACGCTACTTGGAATGTGTCCCTTGgcgttgtgcattatttgttggttttgtaCATTATATAGCAATCTTGTGCATTTGCATTTTGTTAGCTCAAGAAGTTGTTCATTACTAGAATGTGGTGTATATGATGAGTTTGTGTCCAATTACAACGATTGGTTCCCTTgaatttgtgcattatttgttggtttttgCACATTTATAGCACTGTTGTTCATTATTGTACGTGATAAAATACCctaaaatgagtgaaatttgtattcatatgtacattatttgttGCTATTTGTACATTTGTAGACAATGATATATATTATGTATCatggtttttaaaaaaatcgatCGATTGTTGATTAAATGTTATATTCAATCTGCATTATTTGCTTTCATGTGTACATTATATAGCAAATGGGGTGCATTATATAATATCAATGCAAtacattattgattttttaagtttCGGGAGATTGGATTAACAAAGGGCCGAGATGAGTACTTCTCATGAAGACGAGGAAAAGGAAGCCGAAGGGGAAGAAAGTCGACCATCCTCGTCGACGACCCCCACCGAGTTCAATTGTTTAAAAACCTAACTCCACGGGGAAGCCGTCCATTGCGGATTTGGAGCTTTTGCATTTCTTGTTCGGGAGGTGTTCAACTGATTTGAAATAGATTTGAGGGTATTTTGTCTAGATTTATGACGATGTAAAGCACAATGGATGgtttaaattcaatttcaacattattctcttcaatTTGTGCATTGTTCACGATCCGTGCACATTATTTGATACTATTGGTacattaaataactaaaatctCATTACTTTTCGCAAAAAGAGTTTTCCGGTTGATATAAagatccaaaaataattttaatcaactattatattcaagattaaaaaggaaaataaattaatgcaaTATAACTACCAAATCATGGGAGGTGTGAATTATGGGGGATGCTAATTAtgggaagaaaataaatggtcAACATGTCAACTTCCTTTTCtccctttttaattttttaatattttaattaaatacaagtGGTTATTTTGGgccattagatatttaaatttaatggccaagattgagaaggaaaaaaaaacaaaagatggGGGTGAATACATCCCTTTTAGgggatatatttttataaagtaaTGATTGTACGGATACTTAGTGTTACGGGAAATTtggattatatataaataaaattggttaAGTGAcagtttaaatttaaaattaaggaAGTGGTTAATTCCTTTATTAACTTCCAAAATGAAAAGGGTGtctattcatttatttagCAAATTAAAAAGACACGTCTTTTGAGGGAAAGTCGTGGTGATGTCATATATACAGACACGGTCTTTTTTATGATATATGAAAAACACATGTTGGTAAAATGCATGCACTAAAgttgtgttgatttttatacatatagaAAAGGAATACACAGaccaaaaatagttttatcgctaattacatatattttcgggtttttattctttctccaaAAAAACTAAAACNNNNNNNNNNNNNNNNNNNNNNNNNNNNNNNNNNNNNNNNNNNNNNNNNNNNNNNNNNNNNNNNNNNNNNNNNNNNNNNNNNNNNNNNNNNNNNNNNNNNATCCTCGGGTTATTTAAAATTgctttttccaaaattttctcAGTTTAAAGATATTACTTGCGAATCTTGTGTTTTGGCAAAGAGCCACAGACAATCGTATAGATCAAGTGATACTCGTGTTAAGACTCTTTTTTCTCTAGTGCATGCTGATGTTTGGGGTCCTGCTCCTATTATTGGTGATCatggttttaaatattttcttatctttGTAGATGATTGCACTAGATTGACTTgggtatattttttgaaaaataaatcagaggtttttgaaaaatttactcatttttttacaaTGATTAAGACACAATTCCAAACCACTGTTAAAATCCTTAGATCTGATAATGGAAGGGAATTTGTGAATACAGAAATGACCCAGTTTTTTAAGAGGAAAGGGTTAGTCCATCAAACCACTTGTCCATACACTCCTgaacaaaatggggtagctGAGCGTAAGAATAGGATAATCCTAGAAGTCACAAGAGCCCTTTTCTTTGACTCCAATGTTCCTAGGTTTCTATGGCCCGAAGCTGTTGCTACTGCTGTTTACCTGATTAATCGACTGCCAACAAAAATATTGGGTATGAACACTCCTCTACAGACTCTTTCATCCTTAACTGATATTCCTACACCTCTCACTCTTCCGCTCTAAATTTTTGGTTGCTCAGTTTATGTACATGTGCCAAAACATGAAAGGGGAAAATTTTCTGCATGTGCATTAAAATGTGTGTTCTTGGGTTATGGGATAAATCAGAAAGGCTATCGATGCTATCATCCGGGGTCTAGGAAAATTATAACAACGATGAATTGTAATTTCCTTGAAAGTGAATTCTTTTACACCAAACCTCGGGGTCAGGGGGAGAGTACTGTTCAGGGGGAGTGTGAAATAATTCGACCCCTCAGTGTGTCTGTGCCATATCCAAAGCCCTCGGTCGCGGAACTAACAGAGCAAGCTAGTGTCACCGCCGAGCCGGTCATGTCTGCTGTAGAGCCTCCTCAAACGCCTACGCCTGAATCTCCTCCTCCAGTGATATCCGAGGTAATTCCTGACACTATCTCAGATAATACAGTTATTACCCCTGACGAGTCTGGTGTAGATAAGAATGAGAATGCAGCAATTGATGGGGATACTGGCCGTTATATACTCCCCTCAAGGATTACTCGTGGCATTCCGGCCAAAAGATATAGTCCTGAGAGGATTAGCAAAGCCAGATATTCTATGGCGAACCTAGCCAAGGCCAACTTAACGGAGATGGCTAGGGCATTTGAAGCAGCCCTGTATGAGGAGGAGGAAATTCCATACACAGCTGAGGAGGCTATGAAAATTCCAAAATGGAGGGAAGCAATGCTGGTAGAGATGCGGGCCCTAATGAAAAACAACACATGGGAAGTTTGTCTGAAACCTGATGGAGTTCGAACAGTGGGATGCAGGTGGGTTTTCACCATCAAACGAAGACCAGATGGATCGATTGAAAGGTATAAAGCGAGACTAGTAGCCAAAGGTTACACACAGACCTATGGAGTTGACTATGCAGAGACCTTCTCACCTGTTGCCAAGATGAGTACTATTCGAGTGTTACTCTCGATAGCTGCGACCAGGGAGTGGCCGCTCCATCAGTTCGACGTGACTAATGCTTTCTTACATGGGGAACTTAAGAAACCAATCTATATGGAAGCACCTCCTGGATTTGCGGGGGAATTCAAAGGAGGGAAGATTTGCAAGCTGAAACGAACACTGTATGGGCTGAAACAGTCGCCTAGAGCTTGGTTTGGAAGGTTTACAGAGGTGATGAAGAAGTACGGGTACAAACAAAGCAATTCTGATCACACACTGTTTCTAAAGAAGAGGGAAGGAAAGATCACATGCCTAATCATTTATGTAGACGATATGATCCTCACTGGTGATGACGAAGAGGAGATGGATCAGCTGAAGAAGAATTTATTTAcagaatttgaaatgaaggacTTGGGATTGCTGAAGTATTTTTTGGGTATAGAAGTGCTGAGATCGAAAAAAGGGATCTTCATCAGTCAGAGGAAGTATGTTCTTGAATTACTTACAGAAACAGGACTATTGGACTGCAAGCCAGCCGACACTCCTATGGTTCAGAATCACGGTCTGCAAATAGTAGAAGGAGCTAAAGCTACCCACCGCACTCGATATCAACGTTTGGTTGGGAAATTGATATACCTACCCCACACAAGACCCGACATAGCTTATGCAGTTGGAGTAGTCAGTCAGTTCATGCATGCACCTCAAGTAGCTCATTGGGAAGCAGCACTGAGGATTGTTCGATATCTAAAGGGGACAGCAGGCCATGGAATTCTGTTTGAGAATCATGGACATTTGGAGATTCATGGGTTTACAGATGCTGATTGGGCGGGAAATCCAAATGATAGAAAATCGACTGCAGGATATTTCACCTTTGTAGGGGGAAATCTTGTCACATGGCGAAGCAAGAAGCAAAGGGTGGTAGCACTGTCGAGCGCTGAAGCAGAATTCCGAGGAATCAAGAGTGGATTGACAGAAATTCTATGGTTGAAGAAGTTGATGACTGAGCTGGAATTGAACTCACAGAAATCATGTAGACTGTTCTGTGATAACAAGGCGGCGATCAGCATATCCGAGAATCCAGTCCAGCATGATCGTACTAAACACTTCGAGGTGGATCGGCATTTTATCAAGGACAACATAGAATCCAAGATAGTAGAACTTCCTTTTGTGAGATCTGAAGATCAGTTGGCAGATATTCTTACAAAGGCTGTTGATGCTAGAAGCTTCCATAAGGCATTGGGCAAGTTAAGAATGGGTGATCCCattacttaacttgagggggagtgttggaaagaatcaattaaaaggagaagaagattGGTGGAGATCACGGATGATTGATTGAGATTACGAAATTAAGggaattgatatattttccttttagtatCTAGGGCAAATCTTGCCAAGTATATACCATTTTCTAGCCTATAAAATGGCAGTGTATATTGTAATGAAAGACAGACAAGTTGAATGAACAAACACTGATCTTTCATCATATAGTGGAAATATATTGACCTCAATTATTTCCTTTCATGCTCCATAATTAACATGGACTAATATTGTTGGACGAATCCATAATTAACATGGACTAATGTTATAggacgaaccaaaatgataaaagtagattatattttaagtacaaatgaagtaatatgaactaatcaaaacattttttttatcctagTTGTGCATAATCCGACCACGATTTACGATAATTTACCTCAACTTTGTGAAAATCTTGTAAGTACATGCATACATTATTTTCAGTGAATGCTCAAACGTTATGTACAAGAGTGAATATTTTTCTTGTAACGCAACGCAAACATTTCAATAAATGTAGCAAAACACTATTTTACGAATGACTTAAAATCTGTGATATATCtaataatttaaacataaaaatagatgGAGACAAGTACCACTTGCCTCGTTTCGTCTATGTTTTCGAAAAATGGAATTCTTTTTTGTTGCCGCTGCTATTCTTTGTTGCTGTCActtctattaataaaaaacatatttaattaagaatattCAAGTCTTTTATCACTTAAAAAACCTAGACTTTtaagattaaataataattatcattataaatacattttgctttttattttaaatttgctACTAAACAGGAAGAAAACCCATGAAACAGGAAACTATGACGCGGATGGAAGTAacaaatataactatatatatatagacgtTAAAAAATAAGACCAGTGATCAGCAATTAATAAAAGGATGCTactttcaaataattaaaaaaggatAATTGCTCCCAATTCGACCGTTACATTCTCTCACATTCAAACTTTCATCTCTACAAACTACAGTAAAACTTGCACAAATACTTCCAAAgcaatcaatcaaaattccAAAGCAAAAAATGAGAGAAGCAGAAATATCAAAGGAGGAAGCAATTGAATTTgcagtagaagaagaagagagaattcAAATTCTGAGATCTAAAGCTACAGAGCTTCTCCTCAGAGAAGAATACAACGACTCCATCAAAACCTACTCccaaattatatttctctGCCAAGAATCGATTTCCCCTAAATCCACCCAATCCCGTCTCTCAAATATCCACCGAACCCTCTGCTTAGCCTTCTCCAACAGGGCCGAGGCCCGGGCCCGTCAATCGGAATTCTCCGAAGCCCTGCGAGACTGCGAGGCCGCACTGAGCATCGACAAATCCCATTTCAAAACCCTTCTCTGCAAGGGCAAAATCCTCCTGAGTTTGAATCGCTACGCCGCCGCGCTGGATTGCTTCAAGCAGGCGAATCTCGATCCATACGCCACTGAGAATTCCGATTTGGTTAATGGGCTGTTGAAGAAGTGCAAAAAGCTCGAATCTTTATCGAGATTGGGCGCATTCGACATCTCCGATTGGGTTCTCGGCGGTTTCCGGGGGAAAACGCCGGAGCTCGCGGAGTATATAGGCGCGGTGGAGATCAAGAAGTCTGAGATCAGCGGGCGTGGCCTGTTTGCGACGAGGAATGTCGAGAGCGGGACGTTGATGGTGGTGACGAGAGCTGTGGCGGTTGATCGGGCTATAATGCCTCAAGATTCAGGGGAGAATGCACATTTAGTTATATGGAAGAACTTCATTGATAAGGTTGTGGAGACTGCCAAGAATTGTGAGTATGTAAGCAACTTGATTTCGTTTCTCTCTGCAGGCGATGAGCCTCTTGAAGCTCCAGACATGGAGGTTTTTCGGCCAGAGGCAGATGTTGGAATTGGGGATTTTAGTGGGAGAGTGGATAAGGAGAGATTGCTTAGCATTTTAGATGTGAATTCAGTTCTTGAAGATGCTATTTCAGCCAAGGTTTTGGGGAGAAATGCAGATTATCAAGGAGTAGGTTTGTGGATATTGGCCTCATTTATCAATCATTCTTGTGATCCGAATGTGAGGCGGGTGCACGTGGGCGACTACATGGTGGTCCACGCGGCACGGGATGTGAAGGCCGGGGAGGAGCTCACGCTGGCCTACTTTGACGTGCTGGCGCCTCGTGAGAAACGGAGGGAGATGGCTGACAATTGGGGATTTGTGTGTGGATGCAAGAGGTGTTTGTTTGAAGATGGTGTTTGCTTCAAGAATGAAATGAGGGAGATGGAGATGGCGATGGGGAAAGGGGTGGTGGATGTGGGGAGCTTGGTGTATAGATTGGAGGAAGGGATGAGGAGATGGATGGTGAGAGGGAGAGGGAAAGGGTATTTGAGGGCCTCATTTTGGGAGGCTTATGAGAAAGTGTTTGGATCAGAGAAGGTGATGAGGAAGTGGGGGAGGAAGATCCCGGGGGCTGAGGCTGTCGTGGATAGCGTTGTGCACGTGGCTGGCAGCGACGAGAGGATCGTGAGGGTGTTGGTGGAGGGGCTGAGGAGAGGTGGAGGAGGTGTTAATGGTGTGGTggagatggagaagatgatCAAGTTGGGGAGAGGGGTTTATgggaagatgatgaagaagcaAGCTATTGGGGCATTGCTTCAGTTATATGGTCAGGAatgatgtttttttcttttttcttgagTTTCATTAGCTAGTGTTTTCTCTCAAGTCATCTTGAGAGATGAATTCATGTTGTTGGTGGATTTAACTCAACTTTTATTGGGCTTAAGCCAagcttcacaatattttttttatctcctATTATTCTTATACAAGCATCAAATTAGTATTTGCGAGAACTAAACAACTCTAATCTCCAAATAGAATCGTATGGAAAATGAATTTTcgatctttttaaattttaaatgttaaattaCTATGTAAAATGATGAAgcaaattactccctccgtcccggataattcgggtcactttgaccgggcatgggttttaagaattgtaatgaaaagttagttgaaaaagttagtggaatgtgggtcctacctttatatattagttttataataaaatgttagtaggaatgagttagtggaatatggggtccactactaaaatgaggtccactactaaaaatgataaaagtgaagtgggacaaattatatgggacggaccgaaatggaaaattgggacgaattatctgggacggagggagtaaaacagaagtcattttccttttaacCAATTTTCAGTTAAAATGAGAGGCAACTTAGtatttgaaaatcaaatgatATAAAAGAACTCTATACtttataaatactagtactccctccgttccatagtattagaggcatttcattttgcacactcattttagaaaaataattataaatagttaagtgtagaaaaagtaaagtaagagcgagaatattatagataagactattctctacattattctttcttttactttactttttctccactttaactatttataattattttttcaaaactagtgcgcaaaatgaaatgtctctattactatggaacggagggagtactatacaGATACTGTAGTGGTACATTTTCACTATATTTAATGTGTGCTTATGTTAACACGTGAGTATCAAATATTCTCACCGTACCCTTATAGTCATGACAGAGCTTTTCGttacggagtttaagaaacggatgtttagtgtgttaagtagatagaaaaatgagaaagagaaaaaagtagacaTTATAgagtaaaagtaaataaagcaagagaaCAAAGTAAGACAGCGTAAagtaaaattgagaaaaaatattaattattattccctccatcccacaagaatatgcactctttcctttttaatccgtcccacaagaatatgcactttataattttaaaaactcttCTCTCTATTGAGATGAGACCAATTCTCCATTACCAATATTTTAAGACCATGTTTGGTTGCcgagaaagtaaagttggcaaggaaaatAATTCCTGAGAAAATGAATCCTTGGAATATGATTCTTAACAACTTTACCTTCatgtgtttggaaaatattaagattttaaatttcatgtttgattaaataataataataaatttaatataatattaagattcttttaataaattattaataaaaaattataataatatagtattattttatttattattataattataatttaaataattttattaagattttcttaatttattagtttatattattataaatttataaccataaataaacatatacttataatttcaaatatttattgatattataattgaataaaatttcaaatttcaaatttcaaattttcattaatgctttgttgattaattagtttataaaatGGTTATtgtcttatttttaataatatgatgatacataatttaaataattatattataattattaaataattataataataataattgttattattataattataatgtgataatagttatttattataattaaattaagtagagtatgattcataattttaaattatgtttaaaaaaaatctttatttaattaataataataattattattgttgttgaatAAGATTATACTCAACTCTACTAAATTAAATAcctaaatatgtaagaatccaaAACGGGAAAAAAGAATACATAAGAAAATCTAAGATTTAGAATCCTAGAAAATTGTACTATTTTCCTTGTTTTCaggattctgattactttctcAAACAGAATCTTAGCAATCAAACATGGcctaattactttttctctccatcttcCTCTTATTTACccattttgtattaaaactcgtgtcgaaccTAAAGTACATATCTTTTGGGATGGAGGatgtactatatatgaaaatgactcaactatgaggaactttctaaaatgaaaaaaattactcaaacTATCAGGAACGTAAAGAGTATAATAAACGTTGTTATCATGGGAGGCCAATTAAAGGAACCTATATTTAGTGTTGCTCTtgtagaaaaaagaaaaatgaatttgagaataaagtaggattGGAGAAATTTTCtatgcataaaatgattttagtttATGATTGGAGATGGTACACGTGGGGgttcatattttactaacgttttctatctattttttttcataaagtcaaataatttcttataacTCACATCTGTCAAATATGAAAGATTTAATAGAGACCagagtaaaaatataatttactcaaaaatcaaaataaaattaattttgaagtattaCTATGTTTTTGAGTTTAAGTGTTTCATCTTAAAAGGTTGTCAAACAAAAGGCCATCCTCATACAGTAATCCTAATCCACTCCTCCAAACATCTCCATGACGGCGTTTCCACGTTCACCCAATCTCAACTCGTGGGTCACTTTCGATCCCACCATCAGAAAATTTACAGGGATCTCATTCTCAATGTGCGCTCCAAAGAGAATTGTTGGAGATTTGTCGGAAAACAAATGCTGCTCTTGTTGTCCCAGAAGACATTTTCTTGGAGCTGCTGCAGCTTTACTGCCAATTCTGCCCTCATTTGCCTCGGAAAGAGATTCAAAGgcatgattttttaatttccattaCAAAAAAATCTAATCTTGATAATGAATTAGTACATTAGTTGAGTGTTGGTGGTGGAAGACTCTGTATGAATTTGATTACTCTGTTGAATTCAGTCAGTGTTGAATAGCATTCATCCTCCAAGACCAGATTGGTACGAGGAGTTTTACGCATCGGCTATGGATAGAACAATGAGATCTTATGAAGCAGAGGTTACTCACTTTTCAAAGAGCCCTATTTATTGTCTTTATTGAATAATGCAGCATCTAAAATCCATTCAGAGTTGGTAAGATTGCAGGTTACAAGGCAGAGTTATTTGCTAATTTGAGAGGAAAGGCGGAAAGGATACTGGAAATTGGGGTCGGCACCGGCCccaatctcaaatattatgcAGATTATCCAGATACCCTTGTTTATGGAGTTGATCCTAACAGGAAGATGCAGAAATATGCACAGGCAGCAGCAACGGCTGCTCGCCTCCCACCTTCGAATTTTACCTTTATGCCTGCAGTATGCATCTCttgaaaaaatttctttaGTTATCCTAtatgttgtgttgttttgcCCATTCTTACTGCTGCATCATCACAGACATTGGTTTGTTTTTATAACTACTCTTGTTACTGATGTTTTGACATGCTCATCCGTGTACGACTAGCTAGAACGAGGACTTATGCTAATGACTTTGCCTTTATCACATTGAGTGAATTCTATGCCTGCATTGCGGTGTTAGGTTCTTCTAAGTTCTTGTTCGTTCTCTCCTTGTTTGACATAATCCATTGTTGTGTATCAGAAAGTAATTACCAACATGTGTAGACCACTGGTAAATAAGTTTTTCAAGTGTAGAATCGCCATGGTTGgctttgattttgttttatctgCTCACTTATGCATATTCTCATCACTGTACAAAACATGGCTACTCAAAAATAAGTTTTGCTGACAGTACTCAATACTCCTTGTGAAGGTTGCTGAGGCTTTGCCATTAAAAGATGCTTCTGTTGATGCTGTCGTTGGAACGCTTGTCCTGTGTTCTGTCAAAGATGTTGATCAGGCACTGCAaggtagtatataattttcttgCCTGTCAAAAGTGTGGATTCAATGTAGAGAGTTTCCTTCTAAAGGGACAATTATCTTCCTTGATTATCTTaaaaaattggagaaaatcCAAATTTCTGGTCTAGAGCAATTTGGATAACTTGATATGAATATGAGTACAGAAGTGAGGAGGGTGCTCAGGCCAGGAGGGTTGTACATATTTGTGGAGCATGTAGCAGCAAAAGGTGATGTTTCTtacacatttataaatacagaGAGATATCATTCCACATCAAACATTAACATCTTGATGCTCACTATGTGCAGATGGAACACTTCTAAGATTTGTTCAAGGAATTCTTGATCCACTGCAGCAAACTGTTGCTGACGGGTGCCATCTAACCCGTGACACGGCAACCAACATTGCCAAGGCCGGCTTTGCAGATCTTCATGTGAATCAAGCCATTCTATCCACAGCCTCGCTCATCAATCCCCACGTCTATGGAATCGCCTATAAATAGACTCACACTCAGCTCTACTTTCTTTCATGAAATACAAATGATCTTGCCGTAAGTTGCTACCAAGACGCAAGGGTATAGATTCGAATCACCCGCCTCCTGACTTGTGCCAATACATACCCATTGTCGCTGTCAGAAAGAAGACTGAAGGGAACATGGCAAGAAGGATAATGGAGGGGTTGAAGGGACATCTTCAAATGTATGCTTTTAAGCTTCTTGTCCTAGTTTTCTCCAATGTTTCTACTACCATTTTTGGGATAATTTCTTGTGTATTTATCAGTATGTTGGTCTTTGGATATTGGAGAATCCCTTTTTTTAGTGATGTTAATAAGAAGACTCTACATAGCCTGGCATTTGCAAACATTTCAGTTCAGGAATATTGCTGTTGGCCCTTTTTTCCTCTATATTAGTTTTACTGATTagattaatgaaattaattcatttcaatAAGGTGAAGAACTAATCTCAAAATCTCATTAGACTGTGACAACAAAACCAACACATCCTTTAAACTTAAGGAGacagaaaaaacaaaaaatataatgggaGAGTGTTGTATTGCTAACTTATAACTTAATcgttaactacaactaaataataaccattagatattcaaattaagggcttagatcattaatccctaaatgtcaatacgatcaacgaaaaacgtcaataaagtcatagaattaattccaaaaaatatcaataggggtattaatgtccattaactacatgtttagttataactaacttttaaaagaaatcccaaaactttaaattcatataacatatatcaaattaaagataatttcataaggattccaacgatatcctacatgcatatgttccgacgtcaaaatttgaaaaaaaattcaaaattttttaattttttcgtacaagcagaaatgtcaacatactatataaaatatgtcaatataatacatg
The genomic region above belongs to Salvia hispanica cultivar TCC Black 2014 chromosome 3, UniMelb_Shisp_WGS_1.0, whole genome shotgun sequence and contains:
- the LOC125215999 gene encoding methyltransferase FGSG_00040; the encoded protein is MREAEISKEEAIEFAVEEEERIQILRSKATELLLREEYNDSIKTYSQIIFLCQESISPKSTQSRLSNIHRTLCLAFSNRAEARARQSEFSEALRDCEAALSIDKSHFKTLLCKGKILLSLNRYAAALDCFKQANLDPYATENSDLVNGLLKKCKKLESLSRLGAFDISDWVLGGFRGKTPELAEYIGAVEIKKSEISGRGLFATRNVESGTLMVVTRAVAVDRAIMPQDSGENAHLVIWKNFIDKVVETAKNCEYVSNLISFLSAGDEPLEAPDMEVFRPEADVGIGDFSGRVDKERLLSILDVNSVLEDAISAKVLGRNADYQGVGLWILASFINHSCDPNVRRVHVGDYMVVHAARDVKAGEELTLAYFDVLAPREKRREMADNWGFVCGCKRCLFEDGVCFKNEMREMEMAMGKGVVDVGSLVYRLEEGMRRWMVRGRGKGYLRASFWEAYEKVFGSEKVMRKWGRKIPGAEAVVDSVVHVAGSDERIVRVLVEGLRRGGGGVNGVVEMEKMIKLGRGVYGKMMKKQAIGALLQLYGQE
- the LOC125212311 gene encoding putative methyltransferase-like protein 7A isoform X1, translating into MTAFPRSPNLNSWVTFDPTIRKFTGISFSMCAPKRIVGDLSENKCCSCCPRRHFLGAAAALLPILPSFASERDSKSVLNSIHPPRPDWYEEFYASAMDRTMRSYEAEIAGYKAELFANLRGKAERILEIGVGTGPNLKYYADYPDTLVYGVDPNRKMQKYAQAAATAARLPPSNFTFMPAVAEALPLKDASVDAVVGTLVLCSVKDVDQALQEVRRVLRPGGLYIFVEHVAAKDGTLLRFVQGILDPLQQTVADGCHLTRDTATNIAKAGFADLHVNQAILSTASLINPHVYGIAYK
- the LOC125212311 gene encoding putative methyltransferase-like protein 7A isoform X2, which gives rise to MKQRVGKIAGYKAELFANLRGKAERILEIGVGTGPNLKYYADYPDTLVYGVDPNRKMQKYAQAAATAARLPPSNFTFMPAVAEALPLKDASVDAVVGTLVLCSVKDVDQALQEVRRVLRPGGLYIFVEHVAAKDGTLLRFVQGILDPLQQTVADGCHLTRDTATNIAKAGFADLHVNQAILSTASLINPHVYGIAYK